A region from the Candidatus Polarisedimenticolia bacterium genome encodes:
- a CDS encoding sigma 54-interacting transcriptional regulator gives MGNGPPGIDNDLRSHTQVLQPAGAAPVEPGPLAGALSRIARIVSETLELKEVFERVAEAAATVLPFDNMGVSRLETPETMRLYAKAGTMNHEGHAPVVRLQDFSPLMRSGPGSAGRIDDAALLLDPTFPMDRSILERGVRSILRAPLTRGGEFIGSVWFTSERPGAFTADHETAIQPIADLLGLALEHERLWSLEADRRRRLDAIDSLLPMLAGTLDVRGIFNRVSETVQPVLPHDRLVLTSLSADQSEITVDAISGEPIPGLPTRMPASDAPDCPQGAEYVLIPDVEAQSEKCAGPRPGCRQLGIRSLLKIPLRVDGGRGWLLFLSRSPGRYSEEDVVVARRVADHVSLALSHQRLAEEEKRATEARERATHLEERVQALKAQLDTTLGYHRVIGDSKPWKSALTQAAKVAPTETTVLLTGESGTGKEVVARFIHRGSPRSGGPFVGLNCAALPETLLESELFGHEKGAFTGAVGAKPGLVELADGGTLLLDEIGELEPDSQVKLLRALEAGTFFRVGAIRPRRVDVRLVAATNRDLAEAMKAGEFRQDLYYRINTITIRLPPLRERREDIALLAGHFVAAHATYGARQLGPRTLAVLEEYAWPGNVRELLHAIERAAILSKAEEIQPEDLPPELLGTPSTPAVSSAASLQAMERQHIVATLREVGGHRGKAAALLAIDPKTLYRKLIAYGIKPEEFR, from the coding sequence GTGGGGAACGGCCCTCCCGGCATCGATAACGACTTGCGGAGCCACACCCAGGTCCTGCAGCCTGCCGGCGCCGCTCCGGTGGAGCCCGGTCCCCTGGCCGGGGCGTTGAGCCGCATCGCGCGGATCGTCTCGGAGACGCTGGAGCTGAAGGAGGTCTTCGAGCGCGTGGCCGAGGCCGCCGCCACGGTCCTCCCCTTCGACAACATGGGAGTGTCGCGGCTCGAGACGCCGGAGACCATGCGGCTCTATGCCAAGGCGGGGACCATGAACCACGAGGGGCACGCGCCGGTCGTGCGGCTCCAGGATTTTTCCCCGCTGATGCGGTCGGGTCCGGGGTCCGCGGGCCGGATCGACGACGCGGCCCTGCTGCTCGACCCCACCTTCCCCATGGACCGCAGCATCCTGGAGCGCGGGGTCCGATCGATCCTCAGGGCGCCCCTGACCCGGGGCGGGGAATTCATCGGCAGCGTCTGGTTCACCTCGGAGCGCCCGGGGGCGTTCACCGCCGATCACGAGACGGCGATCCAGCCGATCGCCGACCTGCTCGGCCTGGCCCTGGAGCACGAGCGCCTCTGGAGCCTGGAGGCGGATCGCCGGCGCCGCCTGGACGCGATCGATTCGCTTTTGCCGATGCTGGCCGGGACGCTGGACGTGCGCGGCATCTTCAACCGGGTCTCGGAGACCGTGCAGCCGGTCCTGCCACACGACCGCCTCGTGCTGACTTCCCTCAGCGCCGACCAGAGCGAGATCACCGTCGATGCGATCTCCGGCGAGCCGATCCCGGGCCTGCCGACCCGGATGCCGGCGTCGGACGCGCCGGACTGCCCCCAGGGAGCGGAATACGTCCTCATCCCGGACGTCGAGGCGCAGTCGGAGAAGTGCGCCGGCCCCCGTCCCGGCTGCCGGCAGCTCGGCATTCGATCCCTCCTCAAGATTCCTCTGCGGGTCGACGGCGGCCGCGGATGGCTGCTCTTCCTGTCGCGCTCCCCGGGCCGGTATTCGGAGGAGGACGTGGTCGTGGCGCGCCGGGTGGCCGACCACGTGAGCCTGGCGCTCTCCCACCAGCGCCTCGCCGAAGAGGAGAAGCGTGCGACGGAGGCGCGGGAGCGCGCCACCCACCTCGAAGAGCGGGTGCAGGCGCTGAAGGCGCAGCTGGACACGACTCTCGGCTATCACCGCGTCATCGGCGACTCCAAGCCCTGGAAGAGCGCCCTGACCCAGGCGGCCAAGGTGGCGCCGACCGAGACGACCGTCCTGCTCACCGGCGAGTCCGGGACCGGTAAGGAGGTCGTGGCCCGGTTCATCCACCGGGGCTCGCCGCGATCCGGCGGTCCCTTCGTGGGGCTCAATTGCGCGGCGCTGCCGGAGACGCTCCTCGAGTCGGAGCTCTTCGGCCACGAGAAGGGGGCGTTCACCGGCGCGGTCGGTGCCAAGCCCGGACTCGTCGAGCTGGCCGACGGCGGCACGCTCCTGCTCGACGAGATCGGCGAGCTGGAACCGGACAGCCAGGTGAAGCTTCTGCGCGCCCTCGAGGCCGGCACCTTCTTCCGCGTGGGCGCGATCCGACCGCGGCGGGTGGACGTCCGGCTCGTGGCGGCGACCAACCGCGACCTCGCCGAGGCGATGAAGGCGGGTGAGTTCCGCCAGGATCTGTACTACCGGATCAACACGATCACGATCAGGCTGCCGCCCCTCCGGGAGCGCCGCGAGGATATCGCGCTCCTGGCCGGTCACTTCGTCGCGGCCCACGCGACCTACGGTGCCAGGCAGCTCGGTCCTCGCACCCTCGCCGTGCTCGAGGAGTACGCGTGGCCCGGGAACGTCCGCGAGCTGCTCCACGCGATCGAGCGGGCCGCGATCCTCTCGAAGGCCGAGGAGATCCAGCCCGAGGACCTGCCGCCGGAGCTCCTTGGCACGCCGTCGACCCCGGCCGTGTCGTCAGCGGCGAGCCTCCAGGCGATGGAGCGCCAGCACATCGTCGCGACGCTGCGCGAGGTCGGCGGTCACCGGGGCAAGGCTGCGGCGCTGCTCGCCATCGACCCGAAGACGCTCTACCGAAAGCTGATCGCGTACGGGATCAAGCCGGAGGAATTTCGTTAG
- a CDS encoding amidohydrolase family protein, with amino-acid sequence MRHFNLLRPALPALGLLALLTPIARAAAPVGEQAATGEKVAISDRAATGDIEAARALFQNNLDAIRKRDREAYLACYLNADTLARTGFEGAQLGYDALAKEAGEEWPDLFEGLDLQLVPIRPGMVYGTYRYRVRYGAQEDSGISERLFVKDPGAGWKIAVSTAFSAPPGVPPPPRALVGATLVDGTGAPPVPDAVVILRGGKIDCAGTRAQCPPPKGVDVLDLKGTWITPGIVDAHVHFSQTGWADGRPDFIDVRDRYPYEEVQAGLHAHPERFLRSYLCSGVTSVFDVGGYPWTWELRTRAAADPLAPRVAAAGPLLSTLDFWLNLPAERQFIYLGTEEDARAGVRYLAAHGADAVKVWFIPVAARNFDDMAKAVLAAGEEARARKIPLIVHATGLKEATVALRAGASLLVHSVGDVPVDPEFLRLAKEKQTIYCPTLTVVDGYRRLREAAVGRKAPAVDDPNGCVDPDTLARVAESARIMMEGDDPQAAERRRKNIETFARVGPANLKAVRDAGITIAMGTDAGNPLTLHGASIYAEMEAMQAAGMTPMEVLVASTRSGAMAMHRQDQIGTVEKGKRADLLVLGADPTRDIKNVRQIRSVVRNGKVRAQSELRPAATSRTP; translated from the coding sequence ATGCGCCACTTCAACCTGCTTCGTCCAGCGCTTCCGGCCCTCGGTCTCCTCGCGCTTCTGACACCCATCGCCCGGGCGGCCGCACCGGTCGGCGAGCAGGCGGCGACCGGCGAGAAAGTGGCAATCAGCGACCGCGCGGCGACGGGCGACATCGAGGCGGCGCGGGCACTGTTCCAGAACAACCTGGACGCGATCCGGAAGCGCGACCGGGAGGCCTACCTGGCGTGCTACCTCAACGCCGACACGCTGGCCCGGACCGGGTTCGAGGGGGCCCAGCTGGGGTACGACGCGCTGGCCAAGGAGGCGGGGGAGGAGTGGCCCGACCTCTTCGAGGGGCTCGACCTGCAGCTCGTGCCGATCCGTCCCGGGATGGTGTACGGGACGTACCGCTACCGGGTGCGCTATGGGGCGCAGGAGGATTCGGGCATCTCCGAGCGCTTGTTCGTCAAGGACCCCGGAGCCGGCTGGAAGATCGCAGTCAGCACCGCCTTCTCGGCCCCCCCGGGCGTCCCTCCTCCACCGCGGGCGCTGGTCGGAGCGACCCTGGTCGACGGGACCGGCGCCCCGCCGGTTCCCGACGCGGTCGTGATCCTGCGCGGGGGGAAGATCGATTGCGCCGGCACGCGGGCCCAGTGCCCTCCGCCGAAGGGGGTCGACGTCCTGGACTTGAAGGGGACCTGGATCACGCCGGGAATCGTCGACGCGCACGTGCATTTCTCGCAGACTGGCTGGGCCGACGGGCGGCCCGATTTCATCGACGTCCGCGATCGCTATCCCTACGAAGAGGTCCAGGCGGGGCTGCACGCCCACCCGGAGCGCTTCCTGCGGTCGTATCTCTGCTCGGGAGTGACGTCGGTCTTCGACGTCGGCGGCTACCCCTGGACGTGGGAGCTGAGGACGCGGGCCGCCGCCGACCCTCTGGCGCCGCGCGTGGCCGCAGCGGGGCCGCTCCTGTCCACGCTCGATTTCTGGCTGAACCTGCCGGCCGAGAGGCAGTTCATCTACCTCGGCACCGAGGAGGACGCGCGGGCCGGCGTGCGCTACCTCGCGGCCCACGGGGCCGACGCGGTCAAGGTTTGGTTCATCCCGGTCGCCGCGCGGAACTTCGACGACATGGCGAAGGCGGTCCTGGCGGCGGGGGAGGAGGCCCGCGCCCGGAAGATCCCGCTCATCGTCCACGCCACGGGGCTCAAGGAGGCGACGGTGGCGCTGCGCGCCGGGGCGTCGCTCCTGGTGCACAGCGTCGGGGACGTCCCGGTCGACCCGGAGTTCCTGCGCCTCGCGAAGGAGAAGCAGACGATCTACTGCCCGACCCTGACCGTCGTGGACGGCTACCGGCGGCTGCGCGAGGCGGCCGTCGGCAGGAAGGCGCCCGCGGTCGACGATCCGAACGGCTGCGTCGACCCCGACACCCTGGCCCGGGTCGCCGAGAGCGCCCGGATCATGATGGAGGGGGACGACCCGCAGGCTGCCGAGAGGCGCCGGAAGAACATCGAGACCTTCGCCAGGGTCGGTCCGGCCAACCTCAAGGCGGTGCGCGACGCCGGCATCACGATCGCCATGGGGACCGACGCCGGCAACCCGTTGACCCTGCACGGCGCGTCGATCTATGCCGAGATGGAGGCGATGCAGGCGGCCGGGATGACTCCGATGGAGGTGCTGGTCGCCTCGACGCGCTCGGGGGCGATGGCGATGCACCGGCAGGATCAGATCGGCACGGTCGAGAAGGGAAAGCGGGCGGATCTTCTGGTCCTGGGGGCCGATCCGACCCGGGACATCAAGAACGTCCGCCAGATCCGCAGCGTCGTCAGGAACGGCAAGGTGCGCGCGCAGTCCGAGCTGCGGCCCGCAGCCACGTCCCGGACGCCCTAG
- a CDS encoding MmcQ/YjbR family DNA-binding protein, translating to MKSSHAVLSRLRKICLALPDTRETLTWGEPHFRVGEKIFCGYGREKGTPTIGFKLERDHAEMIVTDERFWPAPYVGRHGWVSMDASRIDDWKRVRGLIHESYGLIAKNRPKPRARARRKAR from the coding sequence ATGAAATCGAGCCATGCGGTCCTATCGCGGCTGCGGAAGATCTGCCTGGCCCTGCCCGACACCAGGGAGACTCTCACCTGGGGCGAGCCCCATTTCCGCGTCGGCGAGAAGATCTTCTGCGGCTACGGCAGGGAGAAGGGAACCCCCACGATCGGGTTCAAGCTCGAGCGGGACCATGCCGAGATGATCGTGACCGACGAGCGCTTCTGGCCGGCCCCCTACGTCGGCCGGCATGGCTGGGTCTCGATGGACGCGTCCCGTATCGACGATTGGAAGCGGGTGCGGGGGTTGATTCACGAGAGCTACGGCCTCATCGCAAAGAACCGCCCCAAGCCCCGAGCCAGGGCCCGGAGAAAAGCCCGATGA
- a CDS encoding GFA family protein — MTPRNDDEKMLTGSCLCGGVRFEIRGPFLRASHCHCSRCRKHSGAGASTQGRVLRENLRVVAGEDLVRTFKAAPDAAVKAFCSVCGSSLFGGAYPGGPEVAIRFGALDGDPGMRPQFRMWVDSMASWDAITDDLPQYAEGWSPAATPKPRR, encoded by the coding sequence ATGACCCCACGAAACGACGACGAGAAGATGCTGACCGGCTCCTGCCTGTGTGGCGGGGTCCGCTTCGAAATCCGCGGCCCGTTCCTGCGCGCCAGCCACTGCCATTGCTCGCGCTGCCGCAAGCATTCGGGGGCCGGCGCCTCGACCCAGGGGCGGGTCCTTCGGGAAAACCTCCGCGTCGTGGCCGGCGAGGATCTGGTGCGCACCTTCAAGGCGGCCCCGGACGCCGCCGTCAAGGCGTTCTGCTCGGTCTGCGGATCGAGCCTGTTCGGCGGGGCCTATCCGGGAGGCCCCGAGGTCGCCATCCGGTTCGGCGCGCTCGACGGCGACCCGGGCATGCGCCCCCAGTTCCGCATGTGGGTCGACTCGATGGCGTCCTGGGACGCGATCACCGACGACCTGCCGCAGTATGCCGAGGGCTGGTCCCCCGCGGCGACACCCAAGCCGCGCCGGTAG
- a CDS encoding TerB family tellurite resistance protein codes for MSILKFLGFGEAGAGGPAVPPSAETESVRAIIRALDLLEPDRARFLAAFAYILGRVARADLVISETEGAEMERLLVDQGSLTPEQAILVVQMAKTQHALFGGTENYLVTREFNRIASHDQKLALLQCLFSVSASDESISVVEDNEIRRIASELRLTHEDFIKSRSAWRDYLAVLKKRS; via the coding sequence GTGTCGATCCTGAAGTTCCTCGGGTTCGGAGAGGCGGGGGCTGGCGGCCCGGCCGTGCCGCCGTCGGCCGAGACCGAGAGCGTGCGCGCGATCATCCGGGCCCTGGATCTCCTGGAACCGGACCGGGCGCGGTTTCTGGCCGCGTTTGCCTACATCCTCGGGCGCGTGGCCCGCGCCGACCTGGTGATCAGCGAGACGGAGGGGGCCGAGATGGAGCGGCTCCTGGTGGATCAGGGGAGCCTGACGCCGGAGCAGGCGATCCTCGTGGTGCAGATGGCCAAGACGCAGCACGCGCTGTTCGGCGGCACCGAGAACTACCTGGTGACCCGGGAGTTCAACCGGATCGCCAGCCACGACCAGAAGCTGGCGCTCCTGCAATGCCTGTTCAGCGTCTCCGCCTCGGACGAATCGATCAGCGTCGTCGAGGACAACGAAATCCGCCGCATCGCCAGCGAGCTGCGCCTCACGCACGAGGACTTCATCAAGTCCCGCTCCGCCTGGCGGGACTACCTCGCCGTCCTCAAGAAGCGGAGCTGA
- a CDS encoding thrombospondin type 3 repeat-containing protein encodes MNRNIGRRVGRLVLAVAIVLAGSGAAKAVTYDLYLWPYCFDSACGHDSVQDFRTFVFDAVQETNLVWRKSGISFRPILFSVKVDGYYNETEGCAPGVSEVIENRRQQWRTMVATAFPLSINMLITQGPNMCCSHIPQGPIGGDPAEDAFPNTYGILCDANKDRGSEYMGQVWAHEMGHHWCLVHTFTWQDSLETAPNPPDYDLDDCCGVNDTAPDPGVLEDKYDPDFPAVSDVSSNGSLRNGHEWCAATEVALGPLLVDSGSAHRRFCSVSCVQRQNGSNNPLNVGTEPFQTMSYYGWPCSGPYTINGVTYEPFSSDSLDVFTTCKNGLPERQNLPDVCAPRGGDPDQDGICQIDDNCPKHANTSQADRDHDGQGDACDLCPDIPLPTGDLDKDGKGDLCDDDKDGDGCKNIKDQHPSQGEVVVGSHFESGCGTGTEPTYGFEGDDSDGDGARNCSDVDDDNDGICDQGGPYLPGQKGAIGIPPGGCQPGVNGFDPCPIEPGTICVPFGAPMPCPPIWMVCLGGGCEEFFLDLVSLVNPQERIRFDSFEIVNRKLYIQPLAGFAISQSALALQGDFAAVNATGVAEPGEGVGAGAGATATGGARLQRLGDPVRLEIRSRRTNQLVAIVAEYDASQVHARETTHGQLLELAPVSDGTGGLTLDLGATWVKPGPPTTPLADLDRDTLPDFADNCTEIANPDQTDADGDGFGNACDADLDGDLLVTPFDVAAVNDCDRADLSLTFPLTEPRTIGGGDRFPPSPVLLDLARRCGAADLDGNRIVDSADSLLAEGMLDRPPGPSGFQAVDQGCGPTPCDDGQPCTHDYCEPESGSCQSVQRTCDDGDPCTVDLCDDETGQCIFSPLPCDDGNVCTRDFCDAQTGSCRHLSEPDGLPCDDESICTEFDACQRGLCAGVPLVSCDDRNPCTLDGCDPATGACLSVSLGCDDGNPCTRDSCDGRLGGCVHANEPNGMACDDGNYCTEEDTCFAGTCIPAGPADCDDRNPCTSDTCDPATGLCRNDPVGCDDGDPCTADHCEPATGGCLHVPVALAEVPDLGFTQPVTLEWIATPAATHWNSYRGTIPRLGGLGSRPAALRYDHVCFENADFMANGPTRSIDLADPYYGTAFYYLASGEGICGEGTLGFDSSSAELPNLSRCPTPP; translated from the coding sequence ATGAACCGGAACATCGGCAGGCGGGTCGGCAGGCTGGTCCTGGCGGTCGCGATCGTCCTGGCGGGGAGCGGGGCCGCGAAGGCGGTCACCTACGACCTGTACCTCTGGCCGTACTGCTTCGACTCGGCCTGCGGGCACGACTCGGTGCAGGACTTCCGCACGTTCGTCTTCGATGCCGTGCAGGAGACGAACCTGGTGTGGCGGAAGTCGGGGATCTCGTTCCGGCCGATCCTCTTCTCGGTGAAGGTGGACGGGTATTACAACGAGACGGAGGGGTGCGCGCCGGGCGTTTCCGAGGTGATCGAGAACCGGCGGCAGCAGTGGCGGACGATGGTGGCGACAGCGTTCCCGCTCTCGATCAACATGCTGATCACCCAGGGTCCGAACATGTGCTGCTCGCACATCCCGCAGGGTCCGATCGGCGGCGATCCGGCGGAGGACGCGTTCCCGAACACGTACGGCATTCTCTGCGACGCGAACAAGGACCGCGGCTCCGAGTACATGGGTCAGGTCTGGGCGCACGAGATGGGGCACCACTGGTGCCTGGTGCACACGTTCACCTGGCAGGACTCGCTGGAGACCGCGCCGAACCCGCCGGACTACGACCTGGACGACTGCTGCGGCGTCAACGACACGGCCCCCGACCCGGGAGTGCTCGAAGACAAGTACGACCCGGACTTCCCGGCCGTCTCCGACGTGAGCTCGAATGGCAGCCTGCGCAACGGCCACGAGTGGTGCGCCGCCACGGAGGTGGCGCTCGGCCCGCTCCTGGTGGACTCGGGAAGCGCGCACCGGAGGTTCTGCTCGGTCTCCTGCGTGCAGCGGCAGAACGGCTCCAACAACCCGCTGAACGTTGGCACCGAGCCGTTCCAGACGATGTCCTACTACGGCTGGCCGTGCTCCGGGCCGTACACGATCAACGGCGTCACCTACGAGCCGTTCTCGAGCGACTCGCTCGACGTGTTCACGACCTGCAAGAATGGGCTCCCCGAGCGCCAGAACCTGCCGGACGTGTGCGCGCCGCGGGGCGGCGACCCCGACCAGGACGGCATCTGCCAGATCGACGACAACTGCCCGAAGCACGCCAACACCTCGCAGGCCGACAGGGACCACGACGGCCAGGGGGACGCGTGCGATCTGTGCCCCGACATTCCGCTGCCGACCGGGGACCTCGACAAGGACGGCAAGGGGGACCTGTGCGACGACGACAAGGACGGCGACGGCTGCAAGAACATCAAGGACCAGCACCCGTCGCAGGGGGAGGTGGTCGTCGGCAGCCACTTCGAGTCGGGGTGCGGGACCGGCACCGAGCCGACCTACGGCTTCGAGGGGGACGACTCGGACGGCGACGGCGCGCGGAACTGCTCGGACGTGGACGACGACAACGACGGAATCTGCGATCAGGGGGGGCCGTACCTGCCGGGCCAGAAGGGGGCGATCGGCATTCCCCCGGGGGGCTGCCAGCCGGGGGTCAACGGCTTCGATCCGTGTCCCATCGAGCCCGGGACGATCTGCGTTCCGTTCGGGGCGCCGATGCCCTGCCCGCCGATCTGGATGGTCTGTCTCGGCGGGGGGTGCGAGGAGTTCTTCCTGGATCTGGTGAGCCTGGTCAATCCCCAGGAGCGCATCCGGTTCGACTCGTTCGAGATCGTCAACCGCAAGCTGTACATCCAGCCGCTGGCCGGGTTCGCCATCTCGCAGTCGGCCCTGGCGCTGCAGGGGGACTTCGCGGCGGTGAACGCGACCGGCGTCGCGGAGCCCGGAGAGGGAGTGGGGGCGGGCGCTGGGGCGACAGCGACCGGCGGAGCGCGGCTCCAGAGGCTCGGCGATCCGGTGCGGCTGGAGATCCGGTCGCGCCGGACCAACCAGCTGGTCGCGATCGTGGCCGAGTACGACGCTTCGCAGGTCCATGCGCGCGAAACGACCCACGGCCAGCTTCTCGAGCTGGCCCCCGTGTCGGACGGCACAGGGGGGCTGACGCTCGACCTCGGGGCCACGTGGGTAAAACCGGGACCGCCCACCACACCACTCGCCGATCTGGATCGCGACACGCTGCCCGACTTCGCGGACAACTGCACGGAGATCGCCAACCCGGATCAGACCGACGCCGACGGCGACGGCTTCGGCAACGCCTGCGACGCCGATCTGGACGGCGACCTGCTGGTGACCCCCTTCGACGTCGCCGCGGTGAATGACTGCGACCGGGCCGACCTGTCACTGACCTTTCCCCTCACCGAGCCCAGGACCATCGGCGGCGGCGATCGCTTTCCGCCCAGCCCGGTCCTCCTCGATCTGGCGCGCCGCTGCGGTGCGGCCGACCTGGACGGGAACCGGATCGTGGATTCCGCAGACTCCCTCCTCGCCGAGGGGATGCTCGATCGGCCGCCGGGCCCCTCGGGGTTCCAGGCGGTGGACCAGGGATGCGGCCCGACCCCCTGCGACGACGGCCAGCCGTGCACCCACGACTACTGCGAGCCGGAGAGCGGGTCCTGCCAAAGCGTGCAGCGGACCTGCGACGACGGGGACCCCTGCACGGTGGACCTGTGCGACGATGAGACCGGCCAGTGCATCTTCTCCCCCTTGCCGTGCGACGACGGGAACGTCTGCACCCGGGACTTCTGCGACGCCCAGACCGGCAGCTGCCGCCATCTCTCCGAGCCCGACGGCCTTCCCTGCGACGACGAGAGCATCTGCACGGAGTTCGATGCCTGCCAGAGAGGCTTGTGCGCCGGGGTTCCGCTGGTCAGCTGCGACGACCGGAACCCGTGCACCCTCGATGGCTGCGATCCGGCGACCGGCGCCTGCCTGAGCGTGTCCTTGGGGTGCGACGACGGCAACCCCTGCACCCGCGACTCCTGCGACGGGCGGCTGGGCGGCTGCGTCCACGCCAACGAGCCCAACGGCATGGCGTGCGACGACGGCAACTATTGCACCGAGGAGGACACCTGCTTCGCGGGGACCTGCATCCCCGCCGGCCCGGCCGACTGCGACGATCGGAATCCCTGCACGAGCGACACCTGCGACCCGGCCACCGGGCTCTGCCGCAACGATCCGGTCGGCTGCGACGACGGCGACCCCTGCACGGCCGACCACTGCGAGCCGGCGACCGGTGGCTGCCTGCACGTCCCGGTGGCCCTGGCCGAGGTGCCCGACCTCGGGTTCACCCAGCCGGTAACCCTCGAGTGGATCGCCACGCCGGCGGCGACCCACTGGAACAGCTACCGCGGCACCATCCCGCGCCTGGGCGGACTCGGCAGCCGTCCCGCCGCTCTGCGCTACGACCATGTCTGCTTCGAGAACGCCGACTTCATGGCCAACGGCCCGACGCGCTCGATCGACCTGGCCGACCCGTATTACGGGACGGCGTTCTACTACCTGGCGAGCGGGGAGGGGATCTGCGGCGAGGGGACGCTGGGGTTCGACTCGTCGTCGGCCGAGCTGCCGAATCTTTCCCGCTGCCCGACGCCCCCCTAG
- a CDS encoding MBL fold metallo-hydrolase, whose protein sequence is MGEPGRSLAMRRLTLAGVTFISMLAALGRVAAPGHAAPPGQSASMAKSSDGPFRITLLGTGNPRPTAERFGPSSLVEAGRHRVLVDAGRGATIRLFQAGGRELLSGIDLVLLTHLHSDHTVGLPDVWLTGWLFGRERPLPVFGPPGTESMAKHLVRAYEFDVANRRDEGERLPAEGSGLPGTDIAIEQEGAGARVIFARDGLRILAFPVDHGPHTPAFGYRFEYEGRSAVFSGDCRPTPGLIVQAHRADVLVHEVVSPALERRRALIADPAALEGIIARHTTPEEAGRIFALARPRLAVYTHIVPSVATAADLVPATRREYRGRLAVGHDLMSITIGKTITLGTRGR, encoded by the coding sequence ATGGGTGAGCCTGGAAGATCGCTCGCAATGCGACGGCTGACGCTCGCCGGCGTGACCTTCATCTCGATGCTCGCAGCGCTTGGACGGGTCGCTGCCCCGGGGCACGCGGCGCCGCCGGGTCAGAGCGCGTCGATGGCGAAATCGAGCGACGGCCCCTTCCGGATCACCCTCCTGGGGACGGGGAACCCCCGGCCGACGGCGGAGAGGTTCGGGCCGAGCAGCCTGGTCGAGGCGGGGCGGCACCGGGTGCTGGTGGACGCGGGGCGGGGGGCGACAATCCGGCTGTTTCAGGCGGGAGGGCGCGAGCTGCTGAGCGGCATCGACCTGGTCCTGCTGACGCACCTCCACTCGGACCACACGGTCGGGCTGCCGGACGTGTGGCTGACCGGCTGGCTCTTCGGACGGGAGCGGCCGCTGCCGGTCTTCGGCCCGCCGGGAACCGAGTCCATGGCGAAGCATCTCGTGCGCGCCTACGAGTTCGATGTCGCCAACCGGCGGGACGAAGGGGAAAGGCTGCCGGCCGAAGGATCCGGCCTGCCGGGCACGGACATCGCCATCGAGCAGGAGGGGGCCGGGGCACGGGTGATCTTCGCCCGCGACGGGCTGAGGATCCTGGCGTTCCCGGTGGACCACGGGCCCCACACACCCGCCTTCGGGTACCGCTTCGAGTACGAAGGGCGCTCGGCGGTCTTCTCCGGCGACTGCCGGCCGACGCCGGGTCTCATCGTGCAGGCGCACCGGGCCGACGTCCTGGTGCACGAGGTCGTCAGCCCGGCGCTCGAGAGGCGCCGCGCCCTGATCGCCGATCCCGCGGCGCTCGAGGGGATCATCGCCCGCCACACCACTCCCGAGGAGGCCGGCCGGATCTTCGCCCTGGCCCGGCCGCGGCTGGCCGTCTACACGCACATCGTCCCCTCGGTGGCGACCGCCGCCGACCTCGTGCCGGCGACCCGCAGGGAATACCGGGGACGCCTGGCGGTCGGGCACGATCTGATGTCGATCACGATCGGCAAGACGATCACCCTGGGGACCCGCGGGCGATAG